ACGCTATCCCCAACATCATGCCTATGTTGCGCGCCTCGGCGACAAATGCCGAGCCCACTCCGGCCCGCGCTCGCGGCGTCGCCTGCATGACGGCGGTGGTGTTGGGCGTCTGGAAGATCGCCATGCCACAGCCCACGACGAACAGCGCTACGCCGATGAACCATGGAGCCGAGTTGGCGTGCAGCGTCGAGATCACTACGAGCCCAACGGCCAGCACTACGAGCCCCACGCTCGAAAGCAGCCGGCTGCCGATCGTGTCGGTAAGTCGACCCACAAACGGCGCGAGCACCGCCATTGCCAGCGGAGTTGCCGTGAGCAGAATGCCCGCGAACGTGGCAGGCAGCCCTTTGGCGCCCAGCAGATAGAACGGCATCGTGAAGATGACGGAGAACATCGCCATATACGCCAGCACTGCCGCGCCCAGACCCGCCGAGAAGGCTTGCGATCGGAACAGTCGCATGTCGACCATCGGGTGTGTCGCCTGGCGCTCCCACCACACGAACGAAACGCCCAGGAACGCCGTGGCGAGCAACGCGCCGATGATCTCGATCGACCCGACGCCGTAGGTCTCGGCCTCGGTCACCGCGCCGAGCAGCGAGAGCAGCGCCCCGCCCGCAAGCACGGCGCCCAGCATGTCGAAACGCTCACCCGCTGGTGGCTCCTCGCCCAGAATGAACCAGGCGATTGCAGCCACCACCACCGAGAGCGGGATGTTGATGATGAAGATGCTCGGCCAGCCGAACGCACCCACCAGGACGCCGCCGAGCGCCGGCCCCACCGTCAGCCCTGCCGCAACCGCCAGCGACACGATCCCCAGAGCTGCTCCCCGCTTCTGCGGCGGGAACGTGCGCACCACGATTGCGGGTCCGGCCGCGAACAGCATCGCCGCCCCAACCGCCTGGAGCACGCGCGCGCCGAGCAGCACGGGCAACGTGTGCGACATCGCGCAGGCCGCGGAACCCGCGCCGAATATGAGCAGTCCCCAGACGTAGAGGTTGCGAAGCCCCCACATGTCGCCCACGCGTCCC
Above is a window of Coriobacteriia bacterium DNA encoding:
- a CDS encoding MFS transporter — protein: MDSSSTRHSPKTPITRNPSANTVLAVLAVGTFLAPLDSSIVNIALPYIAQDLKVSLTAVSWVATAYLLTSAALLLSMGRVGDMWGLRNLYVWGLLIFGAGSAACAMSHTLPVLLGARVLQAVGAAMLFAAGPAIVVRTFPPQKRGAALGIVSLAVAAGLTVGPALGGVLVGAFGWPSIFIINIPLSVVVAAIAWFILGEEPPAGERFDMLGAVLAGGALLSLLGAVTEAETYGVGSIEIIGALLATAFLGVSFVWWERQATHPMVDMRLFRSQAFSAGLGAAVLAYMAMFSVIFTMPFYLLGAKGLPATFAGILLTATPLAMAVLAPFVGRLTDTIGSRLLSSVGLVVLAVGLVVISTLHANSAPWFIGVALFVVGCGMAIFQTPNTTAVMQATPRARAGVGSAFVAEARNIGMMLGIALTAAIVTLRMGGSAGALEATGLLPPGVAAMLIAGMSFAMRVSAGLALIAAALSWFFRDDTASKVEHEQQGG